Part of the Denticeps clupeoides chromosome 3, fDenClu1.1, whole genome shotgun sequence genome, GTGAAAGTTAAAATTTAAGCAGACAAACTTGAATGTGAAATCTAAAGTCGCAGACATCCCCTACTTCTCAACAGTTCTGCACAGCAGGACAGATGGCAGGGCCAGACTAGGTGTTAGTTCTCAGCTGGTAATCTGGAAAAAATGAGCACAGaacatatatattacacaaaTATTCAGACCTATAACAACTTTAAAACAGGctgttgattaaaaaaaatgcaaaagaccAAGGCAAATAATATGCAAAGGCCATACCTCCACTCTGGGTGATGTATCTGACCCAGGGCAACGCCTGGTAGCCACTCTTCTCAATGATCTTCATGTATCGCACCTAATGGTGTTCAAACCACATGTTTGTACAACTGCACCTACATAAAGTGTGCAATTCCATGAAATTCCAAAAACATTCCATGCAATTTACCTGTATCCCTGACACTGTGAAGTAAGGGATCTCAAATTTGACCGTAATCGGCGGCTTGCCTTCTAATTCATCGTTTTCCACACTAGGCAGCCCAAAGTGGGCACGCATCAGAAACTCCTTCCCACCCTGCAGAAACACGAAAAAAGATTCCCATGCATCCTGTACATGTCCTGCACGTCCTAATAAACTAAACTCACCGGGAAGGATTTGATGGTCCACACAACAAGGTTTTTCTCAGGGACGTACTTGGCGTGGCCCGTGCTGGTTTTAAATTTCGGAGAGTCTGCGTCACTGGGCACAGGCACCCGGACCTCCACATTATTAGCCACAGACTGCTTCTTAAACTGCCCCTTAGCCTGAAAAAAGGTGTGGCGCAAAACAAGACTTTACTACTGTCAGCAGTACAGTTCAGGTTCTTTTCTCGATATCAAGCAGGGTTATCTGCAGGTTTCGGCTGATTTCCTCCAGCTTTTGCAGAAATCTTTTTCACTTAGCAGTACAGGAATCCATGCAGAATGTAAAATGCGTGTCGTACCTTCACCATAATCTCAACACGACTGTGAGAGAACTTCTCAATGACCGACTCAATCCAGATCAGTGGCTTCACCTGAGGGAGAATacatgagaaggtgtgaaaTGGTATGGAATGGAAATAGTGGCAAACAATGCCCTTCAACCCAGCTAAAGCACTGGTGAAGAATGGAGAGCTGGCAACCTGGGCTGTGACCCTGGTTTCTACATGTCTGCCTCGATTTCAAATTGGTATAAGTGAGGTAACACTGGCCCCGCCCCGTTTAATACATCAAGTGTTGATCACAGTAGAGTTTACACACTAATGCAAGGCACATTGTAAATTTCATATGAAAGCGAAACACTGATGTGTGAGAGTGGCGTACGTGAGTGTTGATGCGGTACGACATGAGCTCTGACTCGCCGTCGGGCGGGATGAAGGAGATGGTGCGGTCACTTTCGAAACGTGAGAGACGCACGCACTGGTGAAACTTGACGTCCTCCATGGCAACAGTTTTTCCTTTGTCTCCTGCACAAATAGATAAAAGTGAAGCAGGTACAGAGCATTTCGAAAATCCACacagtaagtaaagtaaagtgaagtgattgtgacttgtgatacacagtagcacagcacacggtgcacacagtgagatttgtcctctgcatctcctctgcctatgacaggcgcccaggtaatagtgtgtggggacggtgctttgctcagtggcacctcagtggcaccttggtggattgggattcgaaccggcaaccttctgattacggggctgcttccttaaccactaggccaccactgccccaaaaattgTGGCCAGTACACAGTAACATGTGCAGATGGGTAAGGGTGTGGTGCAGCAGGAGAAGTGATGCGTACGGCCAGTAAGGGCGAAAAGCACACGGTCGTTGAGTCCCAGTCGCAGTTCGGGCATGCCGGACAGCATGGTCTTCAGTTTAATGCTCCCCACGATGTCACTGCTCATCACACTGCCGTTGGCGTTCACCTAAACCAAAAGATCACAGCCAGCTGTGAAGAACAATCTTCCGAACCTGCAGCTTCTACTGTTCCTGTCTGAGATCCAGTACAGAAGAACTCATCAGAATTTATCATAATGccctgaatatttatttttcctccatTTTACATGCATTTGAGTTAATAATGAGAACTAAACTACAAAGAACGGTTTTCTTATCATTTAGGATAACCATTCTTTTGAATTTGTGTAAAGTATTCGTAAACCACCACAATGAGCAGTTTGCTCTAGTGATGGGAATTACAGCTCTTTTAAAAGAGCCAGCTCCCAAGTGGCTCTTAAGATAACATATTACCAAAAGTAATGTA contains:
- the ap1m2 gene encoding AP-1 complex subunit mu-2, whose protein sequence is MSVSAVFVLDLKGKVLICRNYKGDVDMSEIDHFFPILMQQEEEGLLNPVLSHGSVYFMWIKHSNLYLVSTTNKNSSASLVYSFLYKLVEVFTEYFKELEEESIQDNFVVVYELLDELMDFGFPQTTDSKILQEYITQEGNKLEVAKTKVPTTVTNAVSWRSEGIKYKKNEVFIDVIESINVLVNANGSVMSSDIVGSIKLKTMLSGMPELRLGLNDRVLFALTGRDKGKTVAMEDVKFHQCVRLSRFESDRTISFIPPDGESELMSYRINTHVKPLIWIESVIEKFSHSRVEIMVKAKGQFKKQSVANNVEVRVPVPSDADSPKFKTSTGHAKYVPEKNLVVWTIKSFPGGKEFLMRAHFGLPSVENDELEGKPPITVKFEIPYFTVSGIQVRYMKIIEKSGYQALPWVRYITQSGDYQLRTNT